The Cardinium endosymbiont of Culicoides punctatus genome has a segment encoding these proteins:
- the rnhA gene encoding ribonuclease HI, translated as MIYIYTDGSSRGNPGPGGYGVILKKKSYTKEFCQGYRKTTNNRMELLSVIVGLEAIKEERQEVAVYSDSKYVVDAVEKGWLKRWIKINFENKKNSDLWKRFWVVYQKHNVHFYWIKGHNGHKENERCDRLAVASSYGELIIDEYYEKYVSI; from the coding sequence ATGATTTACATTTATACAGATGGGTCTTCTAGGGGTAATCCAGGTCCAGGGGGTTATGGGGTAATTCTAAAAAAGAAAAGTTATACCAAAGAATTTTGTCAAGGCTATAGAAAGACCACCAACAATCGAATGGAGCTATTGAGTGTTATTGTAGGCTTAGAAGCCATAAAAGAGGAAAGACAAGAGGTTGCGGTTTACAGTGACTCAAAATATGTAGTAGATGCTGTTGAAAAAGGGTGGCTTAAAAGATGGATAAAAATAAACTTTGAAAATAAAAAAAACTCAGATCTTTGGAAACGTTTTTGGGTAGTATATCAAAAACATAATGTCCATTTTTATTGGATTAAAGGCCATAATGGACACAAAGAAAATGAACGTTGCGATAGGCTTGCTGTAGCAAGTAGCTATGGAGAATTGATTATAGATGAATATTACGAAAAATATGTATCTATTTAA
- the mfd gene encoding transcription-repair coupling factor: MQINDFIALYKENKIVKELSDHLSQEKQNITLHLQGIVGSLDAILITAVQQRCPRLQLVVLTTKEEAWDLYGDFRNLLAPDMVLLLPCLEEDDRAQAEGKQILQNKRIEVIHAIATKPIAVVITYMAALAEKILDQSQIADRSCNLQVGQTISLKTLESTLRKQLFTKVDFVYKQGQFAVRGGIVDVYTANESVPYRIELWGNAISSIRTFDPDDQRSFKAVTKATILSNQQEDPLEKTLRYTSFASCLPTDTCIWIKNKTTTLEIFDKIDSGIHNNDIHATIHSSHIPRETKESFMASIDAFHQITFGTQQCMATDKDLIIHYPSDPQPYFKKKSNLLIDDLCKRNQDAYNVLITAVSAGQFARLDTILQEKEPKPYFTPLLLGLREGYIDHTAQIVCYTDHQIFNRYYQYQPPKHYSSTKTVLIQQATNLQVGDYVVHSDYGIGLFSGLHTLHINGYKQEAVRLIYKNNDMVYVNVSELYKISKYTSKHGTPPNMHKLGTTVWQSKKSTVKKQIKDIAKELITLYAERKNATGFSFGKDTYMDAELASSFCYEDTPDQALAIAAVKEDMERPIPMDRLICGDVGFGKTEIAIRAAFKAAENGKQVAVLVPTTILALQHYNSFMSRLADLPVNVSYINRFKTTQEISQVLTDTNDGKIDILIGTHKLLTDGVKFKDLGLLIIDEEQKFGVTAKEKLRQLRAHVDTLTLTATPIPRTLHFSLMGARDLSILHTPPANRRPVQTKACPFSSKVIQEAIQDEIARGGQVFFVHNKVNDINTIANKISSLVPTVRICIAHGQMAGTMLEEKILQFIAGNYDVLVATSIIESGMDIPNANTIIINDSHLLGLSDLHQMRGRVGRSNVQAFCYLLTPPNVHLTPEAKLRLSALEEFSELGDGFKVAMRDLDIRGAGDLLGAAQSGFIADIGFETYCKILEEAVEEVKNAEFKTLFSKDIEKRFNECSIETDCESLLPPEYVQNTTHRMLFYKRLNEIKNIDQLILFKEELIDRFGPLPTPTETLLETVQLRWEAERIGFQKVIFKDSVLRCYLGDDFHKRNTDMWENIVRYMQTYPAHCQLKEIKKNILVVITGKIDTISAAKNLFSQIGTV; the protein is encoded by the coding sequence TTGCAGATTAACGATTTTATAGCATTATATAAAGAAAATAAAATAGTAAAAGAGCTCAGTGATCACCTAAGCCAGGAAAAGCAAAATATAACCCTACACCTCCAGGGTATTGTAGGCAGTTTAGATGCAATACTTATTACTGCAGTGCAACAGCGATGTCCCCGGTTACAATTGGTAGTTCTTACAACAAAAGAAGAAGCATGGGATCTTTATGGTGATTTTCGAAACTTGCTTGCGCCCGACATGGTACTGCTTTTACCCTGTTTAGAAGAAGATGATCGTGCACAAGCAGAAGGCAAGCAAATTCTTCAAAATAAACGTATAGAAGTAATACATGCTATAGCAACAAAGCCTATTGCAGTAGTCATAACGTATATGGCGGCCCTTGCCGAGAAAATCTTAGATCAATCTCAAATAGCAGATAGGAGTTGCAACCTGCAGGTGGGTCAAACAATATCTTTGAAAACATTAGAATCAACACTTAGAAAACAGTTATTTACCAAAGTTGATTTTGTTTATAAACAAGGTCAATTTGCCGTACGTGGAGGGATTGTTGATGTATATACCGCTAATGAATCAGTACCTTATCGTATAGAGTTATGGGGCAATGCCATTTCTAGCATACGTACCTTTGATCCAGATGATCAAAGATCTTTTAAAGCAGTAACCAAAGCGACTATTTTATCCAACCAACAAGAAGATCCATTAGAAAAGACTTTGCGTTACACTTCTTTTGCAAGCTGCCTGCCAACAGATACCTGTATTTGGATTAAAAATAAGACAACAACTTTGGAAATTTTTGATAAAATAGACTCAGGTATTCATAACAATGATATTCATGCTACCATCCATAGCAGTCACATACCAAGAGAAACCAAAGAAAGCTTTATGGCATCTATTGATGCCTTTCATCAGATCACATTTGGGACACAGCAGTGCATGGCTACAGATAAAGACCTTATAATACATTACCCATCTGATCCTCAGCCATATTTTAAAAAAAAATCCAATTTACTTATTGATGATCTCTGTAAAAGAAACCAAGATGCATATAATGTCTTGATTACTGCTGTATCTGCAGGGCAATTTGCACGACTGGATACCATTTTACAAGAAAAAGAACCTAAACCTTATTTTACCCCTTTATTGCTTGGCCTTCGAGAAGGTTATATAGACCATACCGCTCAAATAGTGTGCTATACAGACCATCAAATCTTTAACCGATACTATCAATACCAGCCACCAAAGCACTATTCTTCAACAAAAACAGTGCTGATTCAGCAAGCTACAAATCTACAAGTTGGGGACTATGTAGTACATAGTGATTATGGCATTGGTCTATTTTCTGGATTACATACCTTACATATTAATGGATATAAACAAGAAGCTGTTCGTCTTATTTATAAAAATAATGATATGGTTTATGTAAATGTAAGTGAATTATATAAGATCAGTAAATACACTAGCAAGCATGGAACGCCCCCCAATATGCATAAATTGGGGACTACAGTTTGGCAAAGCAAAAAAAGTACTGTAAAAAAACAGATTAAAGACATTGCTAAAGAGCTCATAACCCTTTATGCAGAACGTAAAAATGCCACAGGATTTTCCTTTGGAAAAGACACTTATATGGATGCAGAATTGGCTTCTTCCTTCTGCTATGAGGACACCCCTGACCAAGCATTGGCCATTGCTGCTGTTAAAGAAGATATGGAACGGCCCATTCCCATGGATAGGCTTATTTGTGGCGATGTGGGTTTTGGTAAAACAGAAATAGCGATTCGTGCTGCCTTTAAAGCAGCAGAAAATGGGAAACAGGTGGCAGTGCTCGTACCTACTACTATTCTAGCCCTGCAACATTACAATTCGTTTATGAGTAGATTAGCCGATCTGCCTGTAAATGTAAGCTATATCAATAGATTTAAAACTACACAAGAGATCAGTCAAGTATTGACAGACACGAATGATGGAAAGATAGATATTCTTATCGGTACCCATAAGTTGCTTACGGATGGTGTGAAATTTAAAGATTTAGGGTTACTCATTATAGATGAAGAACAAAAATTTGGCGTAACAGCTAAAGAAAAGTTAAGGCAACTCCGTGCCCATGTAGATACATTAACCTTAACAGCCACACCTATTCCAAGGACACTCCATTTTTCATTAATGGGTGCACGAGATTTAAGTATTTTACATACACCACCTGCTAATAGACGACCTGTACAAACAAAGGCATGTCCATTTAGTTCCAAAGTTATTCAAGAAGCCATACAAGATGAAATAGCTAGAGGGGGACAAGTTTTTTTTGTACATAATAAAGTAAATGATATAAATACGATTGCAAATAAAATATCAAGTTTAGTACCAACTGTGCGCATTTGTATCGCACATGGTCAAATGGCTGGTACCATGTTGGAAGAGAAAATACTTCAATTTATAGCTGGCAATTATGATGTACTAGTTGCAACAAGTATCATAGAATCTGGCATGGATATTCCAAACGCCAACACCATTATTATTAATGACAGCCACCTATTAGGCCTTTCTGATTTACACCAAATGCGGGGAAGGGTAGGCCGTTCCAATGTACAAGCTTTTTGTTATCTCTTAACGCCACCAAACGTTCATCTTACACCAGAGGCTAAACTAAGATTAAGTGCACTGGAGGAATTTTCTGAATTAGGTGATGGCTTTAAAGTTGCCATGAGGGATTTAGATATACGTGGTGCTGGTGATCTCCTTGGAGCTGCTCAAAGTGGGTTTATTGCAGATATTGGGTTTGAAACCTATTGTAAAATTCTAGAAGAAGCTGTAGAAGAGGTCAAAAATGCTGAATTTAAAACATTATTTAGTAAAGATATTGAAAAAAGGTTTAACGAGTGCTCAATTGAGACAGATTGTGAGTCACTTTTACCCCCAGAATATGTACAAAACACAACACATCGTATGTTGTTTTATAAAAGGCTAAATGAAATTAAAAATATTGACCAACTTATTCTTTTTAAAGAAGAACTAATAGATAGGTTTGGTCCATTGCCTACTCCAACAGAAACTTTATTAGAAACTGTACAACTCCGCTGGGAGGCAGAACGTATTGGTTTTCAAAAAGTAATATTTAAAGATTCCGTTTTGCGTTGTTACCTAGGAGATGATTTTCACAAGAGAAATACCGACATGTGGGAAAATATTGTTAGATATATGCAAACTTACCCAGCCCATTGTCAACTCAAAGAAATAAAAAAAAATATACTCGTTGTTATTACTGGAAAAATAGATACTATTAGTGCTGCTAAAAACCTATTTTCCCAAATAGGTACTGTATAG
- a CDS encoding AAA family ATPase gives MIVKKDRTIYTMVLCLMLSLFSCKKHKYGMEQENKRTGEDLEQIIEQVAEMDLDRLPIGDADIKNVIGSGYYADKTKFAGKLLMEGKPTFMVRPRRFGKSLLISTIATIAEGAINKELFKNYFIYNGVFKDENGKKIKYDWKKYPVIRLDFSGLNNTSSKKLEGDLIELLDDIGLQYKIKITGKSLQTRFRRLINTLTTLKEGYEPKIVLLIDEYDRPVVNLDWRSQQHNDCMKVLKDFFTVVKSCAGDCQLIFLTGVTKFSLVNLGSGANIFQGNDVSLKQVFSDVAGYKEEDIKNLFKNRFSYVIREMKKRTGKTYTKEGIMEAIKSYYNGYRFSYDGPFMYNPNSVLSFFQEGSLQGYWYRTGDPSILLNQMRDEIDRFDLDWEKLRFYVTQDDIMFTQSKKPLSLEALMYQTGYLSIDTYNPANGQYALKIPNEEVRVALTQNIQEVFLDEQKEIGVHHKEHVLAALQQEDWTRLLQLFRDACFANTSYEALKDDEKDFQNILHAFLNGVCHHTVGGPRIRVEEHSGSGRSDITMDDIKNNVVYIIELKKNQSAEVAIEQIEQKNYSGKYFRKKKIVHIGLNCIFNREDINHRNINECMIEVKRQDSNNNLTKDPKKKFVFKDEKFVEEAINVETLEKQKTASQTKKKIRSNA, from the coding sequence ATGATTGTTAAAAAAGATAGAACCATTTATACGATGGTATTATGTCTTATGCTATCTTTATTTTCATGTAAGAAACATAAGTATGGTATGGAACAAGAAAATAAAAGAACAGGAGAAGATTTGGAACAAATAATAGAGCAAGTAGCAGAAATGGATTTAGATCGTCTTCCTATTGGAGACGCCGATATCAAAAATGTTATAGGGTCTGGTTATTATGCAGATAAAACCAAATTTGCTGGCAAACTTTTAATGGAAGGGAAGCCTACATTTATGGTACGGCCACGTAGATTCGGAAAATCATTATTGATAAGTACCATTGCTACCATTGCTGAAGGAGCAATAAATAAGGAATTGTTTAAAAATTACTTTATCTATAATGGAGTATTTAAAGATGAAAATGGAAAAAAAATAAAATATGACTGGAAGAAATATCCAGTGATTAGATTGGATTTTTCAGGATTAAATAATACCTCATCTAAAAAACTAGAAGGAGATCTTATAGAATTATTAGACGACATTGGCTTGCAATATAAAATAAAAATAACAGGAAAATCATTACAAACAAGGTTTAGAAGACTTATAAATACACTTACAACATTAAAAGAAGGTTATGAGCCTAAAATAGTTCTTCTAATAGATGAATATGATCGTCCTGTAGTCAATTTAGATTGGCGTTCCCAGCAACATAATGATTGTATGAAAGTACTTAAAGATTTTTTCACTGTAGTTAAAAGCTGTGCTGGTGACTGCCAGTTAATATTCCTAACTGGCGTAACTAAGTTTAGTTTGGTGAACTTAGGTTCTGGTGCCAATATATTTCAGGGTAATGATGTTTCTTTAAAACAAGTATTTTCAGATGTAGCTGGCTATAAAGAAGAAGATATTAAAAATCTGTTTAAAAACAGGTTTAGTTATGTCATACGAGAGATGAAAAAACGTACAGGAAAAACATATACTAAAGAAGGTATTATGGAGGCTATAAAGTCCTATTACAATGGGTATAGATTTTCCTATGATGGACCATTTATGTATAACCCTAATTCTGTCCTATCTTTTTTTCAAGAAGGCAGTTTGCAAGGTTACTGGTATAGGACAGGCGATCCTAGTATTTTACTCAATCAGATGAGAGATGAAATTGATAGATTTGATTTGGACTGGGAAAAGTTAAGATTTTACGTTACTCAGGATGATATCATGTTTACACAAAGCAAAAAACCGTTAAGCTTAGAAGCTTTAATGTATCAAACAGGTTATTTATCCATAGATACCTATAATCCTGCTAATGGACAATATGCACTAAAAATTCCTAACGAAGAAGTAAGGGTGGCACTTACACAAAATATACAGGAAGTGTTTTTAGATGAACAAAAAGAGATAGGTGTACATCATAAAGAGCATGTACTTGCAGCTCTACAGCAAGAGGATTGGACTCGTTTATTGCAGCTATTTAGGGATGCTTGTTTTGCGAATACAAGCTATGAAGCACTCAAAGATGATGAAAAAGATTTTCAAAATATTCTGCATGCTTTTCTCAATGGTGTTTGTCATCATACAGTAGGTGGCCCTAGAATTCGTGTAGAAGAACATTCCGGTAGTGGGCGATCAGATATAACTATGGATGACATAAAGAATAATGTGGTTTATATTATAGAATTGAAAAAGAATCAGAGTGCTGAAGTAGCCATCGAACAGATAGAACAAAAAAACTATTCTGGTAAATATTTTAGAAAAAAGAAGATCGTACATATAGGCTTGAATTGTATTTTTAATAGAGAGGACATCAATCATCGCAATATCAATGAATGTATGATTGAAGTAAAACGACAAGACAGCAATAACAATCTTACCAAGGATCCTAAAAAGAAATTTGTATTTAAAGATGAAAAATTTGTAGAAGAAGCAATAAACGTAGAAACATTAGAAAAGCAAAAAACAGCATCACAAACGAAGAAAAAAATTAGAAGCAACGCCTGA
- a CDS encoding MFS transporter produces the protein MWIKIIYLIGICAMNFSSILYDFTFAITAFHLTDEAKNGAIVYSVGYLAEILVSMGFGGFLDAYSKRTLFTIAMISKVFLFIFVFIFFNKIRVSLAAISIAAFLVDLISHVTHLTNLVSIATCYHGEERIKFNGLVLTISGIMRISGPILASMFLSYFSQPSYMLLIATLFQFIAMCAYYYIMPLMEREKTIPFSTQSVSHALRGTVIALQLIFADLKWIKLLLIHVSTATILAIATLLLFPLFSKIYHISDVEIGVLRSIGAIGSVAVGVVLGSVFTTKKLSTGISITVFIAGLSLSLFSFYSGFYSAMCLVFLFQSSCTLFFRTASLYFQTFIPNEVMGSWWAAIDAIERLFSLGGILAGGYIFDISGGELLYNILGACLIVISILWFLRNRSLA, from the coding sequence ATGTGGATAAAAATAATCTATCTTATTGGAATTTGTGCAATGAATTTTTCATCTATATTATATGATTTTACATTTGCAATCACAGCTTTTCATCTTACAGACGAGGCTAAGAATGGTGCTATAGTCTATTCAGTTGGTTATTTAGCAGAAATTTTGGTAAGTATGGGATTTGGAGGGTTTTTAGATGCTTATTCTAAACGCACCTTATTTACTATTGCTATGATCAGTAAAGTATTTTTATTTATTTTTGTTTTCATATTTTTTAATAAAATACGTGTTAGTTTAGCAGCAATCAGTATTGCAGCATTTTTAGTAGATCTTATCAGTCATGTAACTCATCTGACCAATTTGGTTTCTATCGCTACGTGCTACCATGGAGAGGAACGTATTAAGTTTAATGGACTAGTCCTTACGATCTCTGGTATAATGAGGATAAGTGGTCCTATATTAGCTAGTATGTTTCTTAGTTATTTTTCTCAACCTTCTTACATGCTACTGATTGCTACATTATTTCAATTCATAGCCATGTGTGCTTATTATTACATCATGCCACTCATGGAAAGAGAAAAAACAATCCCATTCTCCACACAAAGTGTGAGCCATGCATTACGAGGAACAGTAATTGCTTTGCAATTAATTTTTGCAGATTTAAAATGGATAAAACTATTACTTATACACGTTTCTACAGCGACTATTTTGGCTATTGCTACGCTTCTTTTATTTCCATTATTTTCAAAAATATATCACATTTCAGATGTAGAAATAGGTGTACTTAGAAGTATTGGAGCTATTGGAAGTGTGGCAGTAGGGGTGGTACTTGGTAGTGTTTTTACTACAAAAAAATTGAGTACTGGAATTTCAATCACTGTTTTTATAGCAGGGTTATCTCTGTCCCTATTTAGTTTTTATAGTGGATTTTATAGTGCAATGTGTCTTGTTTTTTTATTTCAATCTAGCTGCACGCTTTTTTTCCGTACAGCAAGTCTTTATTTTCAAACATTTATTCCCAATGAAGTTATGGGAAGTTGGTGGGCAGCTATTGATGCAATAGAGCGTTTATTTTCTTTAGGAGGCATTCTTGCAGGAGGATATATTTTTGATATATCTGGCGGTGAATTGTTATACAATATTCTGGGGGCTTGCCTTATTGTAATTTCTATACTATGGTTTTTACGAAATCGTAGTTTGGCTTAA